Proteins from a genomic interval of Zingiber officinale cultivar Zhangliang chromosome 2A, Zo_v1.1, whole genome shotgun sequence:
- the LOC122043262 gene encoding RGG repeats nuclear RNA binding protein A-like has translation MATINPFDVLGDDDNDDPSQLIAAQQQQLAAKKPALPTAVSPVVAKLPTKPLPPSQAVRESKEARDNVAPARGGAGRGRGGGRGPNRDFGNENSNGYNRPYGGGRGGGEDGEVDKPERVRPPHQPFSCGRRGGYGGRGGYGNGEFGGNSERPPRRLFERRSGTGRGEEVKRQGGGRGNWGSATDETLAQEKDDVMKSDENLPTEGHAVQENAPITEESKDKEGTTNETEEKEEDKEMTLEEYEKVKEEKRKALLALKAEERKVEIDKDLQAMQLLATKKEIDPIFVKLGSDKDIGKKKDNADRDEKSRKPLNMNEFFKTGDGKQSYSSGGRGRGRGRGNRAPFGSGFGGRGTNYITEAPSIEDPGQFPTLGGK, from the exons ATGGCTACCATCAATCCCTTCGACGTACTGGGCGACGACGACAACGATGACCCATCGCAGCTCATCGCCGCCCAGCAGCAGCAGTTGGCGGCCAAAAAGCCGGCTTTGCCAACCGCTGTCAGTCCGGTAGTGGCGAAGCTTCCCACGAAACCGCTCCCCCCTTCACAGGCCG TGAGGGAGTCGAAGGAAGCGAGGGACAATGTTGCACCAGCACGTGGTGGGGCTGGCCGTGGGCGAGGCGGTGGGCGAGGTCCAAATCGTGACTTCGGAAATGAGAACTCGAATGGGTATAACCGGCCCTATGGTGGTGGTCGTGGTGGTGGTGAAGATGGTGAGGTTGACAAGCCTGAGAGAGTACGCCCCCCACACCAGCCTTTCAGCTGCGGCCGTCGCGGTGGATACGGTGGCCGTGGTGGCTATGGCAATGGTGAATTTGGAGGTAACTCTGAACGGCCTCCACGCAGATTGTTTGAGCGTAGGAGTGGCACCGGCCGCGGCGAGGAGGTGAAGCGTCAAGGTGGAGGACGTGGCAACTGGGGAAGTGCTACTGATGAGACACTTGCACA GGAAAAGGATGATGTCATGAAGTCCGATGAAAATTTGCCAACTGAGGGCCATGCAGTACAGGAAAATGCGCCTATAACAGAGGAGAGCAAGGATAAGGAAGGGACAACTAATGAgactgaagaaaaggaagaggataAG GAGATGACTTTGGAAGAATATGAGAAAGTAaaagaggagaaaagaaaagcCTTGCTTGCTCTGAAAGCTGAGGAGCGGAAGGTTGAAATCGACAAGGATTTGCAGGCAATGCAGCTGCTAGCGACAAAAAAAGAAATTGACCCTATTTTTGTTAAGTTG GGTTCTGACAAGGATATAGGGAAAAAGAAAGATAATGCTGATCGTGATGAAAAGAGTAGAAAG CCCTTGAACATGAATGAGTTCTTCAAGACTGGCGATGGCAAACAGTCCTACAGTTCAGGTGGACGAGGACGTGGAAGGGGAAGAGGTAACCGTGCACCATTCGGAAGTGGTTTTGGAGGCAGGGGCACAAACTATATCACTGAAGCCCCATCAATTGAAGATCCCGGCCAGTTTCCCACACTCGGCGGGAAATAG
- the LOC122044268 gene encoding probable LRR receptor-like serine/threonine-protein kinase At1g05700, translating to MVDLQDWPLQMLLLNFYRHHQKMKKKQSYFGFAVLLWIIFSASTGVEAQSSTEGFISIDCGTAGNRSYVDGITGIPYASDDRFTDAGINYNISDIYSSPSLANRQLLTLRSFPDGARNCYTLKPLVRGQKYLVRAAFLYGNYDGEDNASTGRPLQFDLHLGVDLWLRVNVSGPSNLTMAEALFVAAAEFAWVCLVNTGGGVPFVSSLELRPLKAWLYSNVTADQPLVLYRRLNLGGTTLVRYPDDAYDRLWEPFQAPFWGTISTTSPIVSTDGDQFEAPSVVLQTAATTTDTDTPLSFYFRDDTALLEFYFALYSTEVELLPPNATRVFDVYLNSQLALGGYEPPYLQSDYMYNSDPRTGSSKYEFVINATLNSTLPPILNALEVYYAMNLRVNATDANDVEAMMAIKAEYRVKKNWQGDPCAPKEYAWFGLNCSHSPLRVVFINMSSSGLTGSISDSFALLDTSEYLDLSYNNLTGEVPDFLGNLTSLKVLNLTGNNFTGSIPSSLLKRSEEGSLILRFTNHTIPGNTRSKKKTNTLVIVVICCAVLGLLSILILAGWFIWLRKRGKVLVTSSVTRHTEATIAQKTEHGPHPQVDSGKFTFNHLQVITNNFAQVIGKGAFGTFYLGHLDNVTQVAVKVQSQSTSQQTREFEFEARQLLRIHHRNLVSLLGYCRDETFLALVYEYMPQGSLKDHLQGRDSLSRTLSWRERLIIALEAAQGLDYLHRGCLPPIMHRDLKTSNILLGEKLEAKLTDYGMSKSFSNNTDVTRLEMVGTPGYIDPEFHTTYQLTEKSDIYSFGVVLLELITGQRAIQSGRSKVHIVQYMASYIAVGNIDAVVDKRFRRSFSSNSIRNVTDLAMQCTADTSADRPTIVDVVNQLKVCIELEATSENGTDRNVEGERSVQFSALEVEGSNHHLGPR from the exons ATGGTTGACCTCCAAGATTGGCCTCTTCAAATGCTTCTCCTCAACTTCTATCGGCATcatcagaagatgaagaagaaacaGAGCTACTTTGGTTTTGCTGTTCTATTATGGATCATCTTCTCTGCTTCAACTGGAGTTGAAGCCCAGTCTTCAACTGAAG GCTTTATAAGCATCGACTGCGGAACCGCCGGCAATCGCAGCTACGTCGACGGAATCACCGGCATCCCTTACGCTTCCGACGACCGATTCACTGACGCCGGGATCAACTACAACATCTCGGACATCTACTCCTCGCCGTCGCTTGCAAACCGTCAGCTTCTCACCTTGAGAAGCTTCCCCGACGGCGCTCGGAACTGCTACACCCTGAAGCCGCTCGTCAGGGGGCAGAAATACCTGGTCAGGGCCGCGTTCCTGTACGGGAACTACGACGGAGAGGACAACGCTAGCACCGGAAGGCCGCTGCAGTTCGACCTCCACCTGGGCGTCGACCTGTGGCTGCGCGTCAACGTCAGCGGCCCGTCGAACTTGACGATGGCGGAGGCGTTGTTCGTGGCGGCGGCGGAGTTCGCGTGGGTTTGCCTGGTGAACACCGGCGGTGGCGTTCCGTTCGTCTCGTCGCTGGAGTTGAGGCCTCTCAAAGCGTGGCTTTATTCGAACGTCACCGCCGACCAGCCGCTGGTTCTTTACCGGCGGCTCAACCTGGGCGGGACCACTTTAGTAAG GTATCCTGACGACGCATACGACCGTCTCTGGGAGCCGTTCCAGGCGCCCTTTTGGGGAACAATCTCCACCACGTCGCCGATCGTCTCCACCGATGGCGATCAATTTGAGGCGCCTTCCGTCGTCCTCCAGACCGCGGCGACGACGACAGACACCGACACTCCCCTTTCGTTCTACTTTCGCGATGACACCGCGCTGCTCGAGTTCTACTTCGCCTTGTACTCCACCGAGGTGGAGCTCCTTCCTCCGAATGCCACGCGGGTATTCGATGTTTATCTCAATTCCCAGTTGGCTCTCGGTGGATACGAGCCGCCCTACCTCCAGTCAGACTACATGTACAATTCGGATCCGCGTACCGGCTCGTCCAAGTATGAGTTCGTCATCAACGCTACCCTCAACTCCACCCTCCCGCCCATCTTGAACGCCCTCGAGGTGTACTACGCGATGAACCTCAGGGTGAATGCCACCGACGCCAACGATG TTGAGGCCATGATGGCAATCAAAGCAGAATATCGGGTTAAGAAAAATTGGCAGGGTGATCCGTGTGCTCCAAAGGAATATGCTTGGTTTGGCTTGAACTGTAGTCATTCACCTCTAAGGGTCGTATTCAT AAACATGTCTTCTAGTGGATTAACTGGAAGCATATCAGATTCTTTTGCTTTGCTTGACACCTCTGAGTACTT GGATTTGTCTTACAATAATTTAACGGGGGAAGTACCTGATTTTCTTGGGAATTTGACATCTCTCAAAGTCTT GAATTTGACTGGAAACAATTTTACTGGATCAATTCCCAGTTCTCTTCTCAAAAGATCAGAAGAGGGTTCACTTATCCTAAG GTTCACCAACCACACAATTCCAGGCAACACTAGGAGTAAAAAGAAGACAAACACACTTGTTATTGTGGTTATTTGTTGTGCTGTCCTTGGGTTGCTATCGATACTTATACTGGCAGGATGGTTTATTTGGCTGAGAAAAAGGGGAAAAG TTTTGGTTACATCAAGTGTGACACGACATACTGAAGCAACCATAGCTCAGAAAACTGAACATGGACCACATCCACAAGTTGATAGTGGGAAATTCACTTTCAATCATCTGCAAGTAATTACTAATAACTTTGCTCAAGTCATTGGGAAAGGGGCTTTTGGGACATTCTATCTAGGCCATTTGGACAATGTTACTCAAGTTGCAGTCAAAGTGCAGTCACAATCTACTTCGCAGCAGACCCGAGAATTTGAATTTGAG GCAAGGCAGTTACTAAGGATTCATCATAGGAATTTGGTTTCTCTTCTGGGATACTGCAGAGATGAAACTTTTTTAGCACTTGTTTATGAGTACATGCCCCAGGGAAGCCTCAAAGATCATCTCCAAG GTAGGGACAGTTTATCTAGAACCTTGAGTTGGAGAGAACGTCTAATAATTGCACTGGAAGCTGCACAAG GACTTGACTATCTGCACCGAGGATGCCTGCCGCCTATAATGCATAGAGATTTGAAGACCAGCAATATTCTTTTAGGTGAAAAACTTGAGGCCAAGCTAACAGACTATGGGATGTCTAAATCTTTCAGCAATAACACAGATGTCACCCGCCTTGAAATGGTCGGAACCCCAGGATACATTGACCCAGA GTTCCATACAACTTACCAGCTTACGGAGAAGAGTGACATATATAGCTTCGGAGTGGTCCTTTTGGAGCTAATCACTGGCCAACGAGCCATACAGTCTGGCAGAAGTAAGGTTCACATAGTTCAATATATGGCATCCTATATTGCCGTAGGGAACATCGATGCTGTTGTTGACAAAAGATTTCGCCGATCATTCAGTAGCAACTCCATAAGGAATGTTACAGATCTTGCAATGCAGTGCACAGCAGATACCTCTGCCGATAGGCCAACGATAGTTGATGTTGTGAACCAGCTCAAGGTGTGCATAGAACTTGAGGCTACGAGTGAGAATGGCACGGACCGGAATGTCGAAGGTGAAAGATCCGTCCAGTTTAGCGCACTTGAGGTAGAAGGGTCGAACCATCACCTAGGTCCAAGATGA